AGATCGGCGACGATGGGCGAGTCGGCGACGCCGTAGAGCAGCCAGAGGCCGGCGGCGATCGCCAGAATGACGGCCAGCGGCTGTTTCAGGGAAGCCCACGGCAGTCGGGCGATCGCCTCGTGCAAAGACAACGCCGCCGCCAGCGCCAGCAAGGGAAGCAGGGGAATCAGAAACCGGGTCTGCTGCGAGGCCAGGCTCCAGGAAACGAAATAAAACAACGCCGTCAGCAGGCTCCAGCGCACGACCGGCAAGCGCCGGCCGAACCAGCAAAGCGGCAGCAGCGCGAACCAGAGGAGGTTCAGGGTGCCGCCGAATTTGGAAAGGCTCGGCGCGCCGGCGACAAGCAGCCGATACGGCAGCAGGAGGTAATCCCACCCGGTCCGGCCCATCCCGATCGCGTTGTGGTGCCATTGGTAAAACAGGTCGCTCAGTTGTTGGTTCCATTCGCGGCCGCCCAGGGCGGAATAGAAAAACGGATACACCGGGTTGCCGGTCTCGATCGCGCTTTTGATCAGCCAGGGCAACAGCAGCAGAAATCCCGGCCCGGCCAGGTAAAGCGCCACTTCTTTTACCCGTTGGGCGGGCCGACCTTCGCGCCGCGAGGCGATCAGATAAAGCAGTCCCAGGCAGACGCCTCCGATGAAGCCGTTGAATTTCGACCCCGCCATCAAGCCGATGAACATTCCTGCGATCCACAGCGGGCGCGGCCCGTTTTCCGGGTGTTGCAAACGCTCGACGATGAACCAGAAAGCCAGGAAAAAGAAGAAGGCGCTGCCGATGTCGATGTAGGCGATCGGAAATTCCAACCGCACCACGCCGTTCATCAGGAAAAATATGACGGCCAGCGGGCCCGCCGCCGGGCGCTCCTGTCGCCGGCAGAAACCGTGCAGCGCCAGCAAGGTGAACACCCCCAGCGCGAAATGAACCGTGGTCGCCAGCCGGTAGTCCTTCCAGGCCATGGCCAGGGTGAAGAGCTGTTCGACGTTCATCGGCCAGTGCGAATAGACGTTGAACAACAGGTGGCGAAAACCGTGGGCTTGCAGCGTCGTCTTGGGAACCTGCAGGTGGTAAACCTGGGCATCGTGCGAAACGAAGGGCAGGATGGCGTGCAAAAACAGCACGGCAAGGACGGCCGTCACCGGCAGCCAGGGCAGCCATTCCGCGAGGGACGGCCATCGGAGCAGCGGTTGCCAGGGCCGCTCACCGTGCCGGATGTCGCGGGCGACGACGAGGGCCCAGCCGGCCAGCGCAACGACCGCCGTGGCCGTCAGCGGCGCGGGGTACAACAGACGCGTTCCGGCGAGGGCGAAAACGAGCGCGATCCAGAACAGCAGGCCCAGCGAAAGCGCCAGCAGGCGGCGGGCCGGCAGGCCGGGCGCGCGATAAACGAACGCGGCCGGCACCCGGCCGGCCGCGTAGATCGGCAACCAAAAAACGACCGCCCAGGCCGCGTATTCCATTACGGTCTTTAACGTGTCGAGCGATCCGCTGCCCATTTTCACCGCATTGGTTAATTACCCCGCGGTCGATGGTTGATGGACGCGCAATGCCGCCGCTTCTCGGAATCCGATCGCCAGGGCTTTCAGGTTGAGATCCTCGGTGCCCTTGGGAACGCGGGCCAGCACCGCCCGTTCGAGCGCGTTGCGGCTGACGCAATCGGTCAGGCCGGCGATCGCGCCGAGCGAAACGATGTTGGCGACGAACACCTTGCCCGCTTCCTCGCGCGCCAGCTTGGTGAACGCGATGCGGTTGATCTGGTATTCGCCGGCCGGCGGCTCCGGGCACAAATCCGTATCGATGATCATCACGCCGTTTTTTTTCAGATCGTCGCTGTACTGGCCCAGACTCTTCTGGTTCAGGCACAGCAAAATGTCGAGTTGCTCGCACTTGGGAAAGTCGATTTCCTCGTCGCTGATGATGACTTCGCTCTTCGAGGCGCCGCCGCGCGCTTCCGGCCCGTAGCTTTGCGTGTTCACGGCGTTCTTGTTGTCGAACAGAATGGCGGCTTCGGCCAGGATGATGCCCGCCAGTACGAGGCCCTGGCCGCCGCTGCCCGCCAGCCGGATTTCCAGTCGCTTGCTCATCGGTTAGTCCTCCATCGCCAGCCGCGCCGTGCGGTGCAGTTCCTCGACGAACTCGTGGCGCTGGGTGTTCAGGAAAATGCCGAGTGGAATCTTGTCCTTCACGTCGTCCAGGCTGAGGTTGTCGACGGCGTCGATCATCACGCAGTGGTCTTTCCAGAATTTCATCATTTCGACGGGACCGCGGAATTTGTTGCGCCGGCCGTACGCCGTCGGGCAGTCCTCGAGCACCTCGATGACCGAAAAGCCCTTGTGGCGGATGCCTTCGGTGATGGCCTTTTCCAGCAGCTTGACGTGGTAGGTCGTCGCCCGCGCGACGAACGTGGCGCCGGCCGCCTCGGCCAGCTTCACGAAGTCGAAGTTGTGGCTCAGGTTGCCGTAGGGCGCGGTGCTCGCGTTGGCGCCGAAGGGCGTCGTCGGGCTCACCTGGCCGCCGGTCATGCCGTAGATCGAGTTGTTGAAGATGATCAGCGTCATGTCGATGTTGCGGCGGCAGGTATGGATGAAGTGGTTGCCGCCGATCGCCACCGCGTCGCCGTCGCCGGCGGTGATGATGACGTTGAGCTGCGGTTTGACGACCTTCATGCCGATGGCGAAGGGCAGGGCGCGGCCGTGTGTCGTGTGCAGGGTGTTGAAGTCGGCATAACCGGGCAGCCGGCTCGCGCAACCGATGCCCGACACCAGAGCGACGTCGTCCTTGGGCAGTTTCAGGGTATCGATCGACCGCAACAAGGCTTTGAAAATAATGCCGTGGCCGCAGCCCGGGCACCAGATATGCGGCAGGTTTTCGACCCGCAGGTACTGTTCGTAATCAAACGCCATTTCCCGTCTCCCGCAGCGCGCGCATGATCTGGCGCGGATTGATGATTTCGGTATCGAGCCGCTGCAACCCTTCGACGGCGCAGTGTTTGCCGGCGATGCGCTCCACCTCGAGCACCAACTGGCCCGCGTTCATTTCCGGCACCAGAATCCGTTTCATGCCGGGCCGCCTGGCCAGCTTTTCGACCGCCTGGGCCGGAAACGGCCAGATCGTCTTCGGGCGGAACAAGCCGACCTTCCGGTCGCGCTTGCGCAACCGCTTGACCGCTTCCATCGCGCTACGCGCCACCGCGCCGCAGGCGATGATCACCTCCTCGGCGTCCTCCAGGAAGCGGCCTTCCCATTTGACGATGTCGTTGTAATTGCGGTCGATCTTGCGCAGCAGCCGCCGCGTCTCGCTTTCGATCACCGCCGGGTCGTTGGTCGGGAAACCCGTTCGATCGTGGAACAGGCCGGTGACGTGAAAACGGTAGCCTTCGCCGTAGGGCGCCATGGTCGGCACGTCGGAGCCGCCGCCCTGGTAGGGGTAGTAATCCTTCGGGGCGCGGCGCGGTTTGCGGCGGTTGTAGACGCTGACCGTGCCGGGATTGGGCAGGAACATGCGTTCGCGCATGTGGCCGACGATTTCGTCGGAAAGCAGAATCACCGGGGTGCGGTAACGTTCGGCCAGGTTGAAGGCGCGAATGGTTTCCCAGAAAGATTCCTCGACGCTGTAGGGGTACAACACGACGATCGGGTGGTCGCCGTGGGTGCCCCACCGCGCCTGCATGATATCGCCCTGCATCGGCCTGGTCGGCATGCCGGTGCTGGGTCCGGCGCGCTGGACGTTGACGACGACGCAGGGGATCTCGGCGATGCAGCCGTAACCGATGTTTTCCTGTTTCAGGCTGAAACCCGGGCCGGACGTGGCCGTCATCGCCTTGGCGCCGGTCAGGCTGGCGCCGAGCACCGCCGCCATCGAGGCGATTTCATCTTCCAGTTGCAGGAAAAAGCCGCCGACCTGCGGCAAGCGTTCGGACAGCACCTCCGCGACTTCCGTCGAGGGAGTGATCGGGTAACCGGCGAAGAAGCTGCAACCGGCGTACAGCGCCGCCTCGGCGATGGCCTCGTTGCCGCTCATCAGGCGCAGACCGCTTTTGAATTTGGGACCCGGCATGGCTAATCCTCCTCCGCCGGGAAGACGGCGATGGCGAAATCGGGGCAACGCAATTCGCAAAAGTAGCAGGTCGTGCATTTTTCCAGGTGGACCACGACGGCTTTGCCTTCCTTCATGGCCAGCACCTGGGTCGGGCAGAAAGCCACACAAATGCTGCAGCCTTTGCAAAAAGCGTTTTTAATCTCGATCCGTGGCGGTTTTCTTTTCTTTTTCGGCTTTTCGGTCTTGTTTTCCACCGGGGGTGTAGTCATCGGCATTGTCCTTTGTCCTCGATTTCTCGCTTTCCCGTGACCCCGGTTGGCGGTCAGCCGCTGCGCGCCCTCCGTGGGCCGGAACGGCATCGGCGTAATTCATCGGAGTCGGGAAAGGTTGATTTTGTAGCCAGCTCGCTTGGTGGCGATCCGGTGCTTATCGTTACGAACACGGGCACCCGCCGTGGCCGGGCCACGGAAGGAATACGGATAACCTTGACGACCTTCACTCTTCAAACACACCACAATCGCCGTTTTTTCGAGGCGTCATTCCGGGCGTCATTGTACCCGCCAATCCCCGGTTTGCAACCCCGCGCGGGGACCGGCGGGGTCGTTAAGTTGACAGCGACTCCGATAAGGTTGTAGTTTGCACGGCACACTCGAGGATGAGCCGTGAAACGCGAAACGACGATCTGGTTGCTGTTGACGGTGGCGGCGATGGCCGGCGGCATCGTGCTGGCCTGCGCCGGCGACACGGGAGGCAAGGAAGGGCCGGTCTATTGCCTGCTGCCCCTGCAAGCCTGGATGGACGAATGCGGCTTCTCGGTGAAAATGGACGGCGTCAACGAGATGACCCTCGATGAGGCCTACGATTCCTGCAAACACGGCTACGGCAAGGTCTGGCAATACTTCCTGCACTGCTACCACGAGGTCTTCCTGAAAGAGGGGCGGGATTGCGAAGCGTTCGCCGAATGCGCCCCCGATCACGGGTTGCCGACCGATGACGACACGGCCGACGACGATTCCTCGCCGGTCGACGACGACACCACACCGGTTGACGACGACACCACGCCGGCCGACGACGACACGACGCCGGCCGATGACGACACCACGCCGGCCGACGACGACACTTCTCCGACCGATTGAAGATCAGCCGCCCCGAGCGGTAGACTGCCGGTGATCGTCGAACTGACGGCAACCTCGGCAAGGAGCGGGATTGTTGTACGCGAGCGGGACGGAAACCGACGTTCCACGAAAAGCGATTTACCTCGCGGCGCTGGCGGTTTTCGCCGCCGCGTTCCTGATTTATCTCCCCAAACTGGCTAATCCGTTCACTTTTGACGATCGCTTGTTCATCCAGACCGATCCGAATCTGCGCGACTGGTCGGCCGCGCTGGGCGAGTTCGGGCGCGATCAGGCATCGCTGTACCGGCCCCTCCGATCGTTGGTTCTGGCCGGGCTGATTCGTCTGTCCGGCGTGGAAAACCCGGTTCCGTTCCATTTGACCGGCATGCTGTTGCACGCGGTCGTTTCGGCGTGCGTCGTGTTGATTGTCTGGTTGCTGACCGGGCGGCTCGCGGCCGCGCTGCTGGCCGGTTTGTTGTTCGCCTGGCATCCCGTTCATTCGGACCGCGTCGCCTTCATCACCGCCGGATTCGATCTGCTGGGCCCGGCCTTCGGCTACGCGGCCTGGGCGCTGGCGTTGGCGTACGACCGCGGCGGCCGCCGCATTCACCTGTGGGCGACCGGCCTGCTGCTGGCGATCGGCTGTTTCGGCGGCGAGGAAGCGGTGATGACCTGGCCGCTGGTCGGCGGCAGCCTGTTCTTGTTCCGGGGCGACCGCCGCCGGCGGATCGTCTTGCTCGCGGTGCTTGGCGCGGCCGTGGTTTTTTATCTGGCGGCGCGCACGATGGTGCTGGGCAGCATCGGCCGGACGCCTGATTATGCCGCAGGTAGTCTTGGCAACTCCGTTTTGTCGATGGCGGTGATTTTCTGGCGGTACATCGGGTTGACGTTCTGGCCGATCGGTCTCTCGCCGGCTTACGGGCCGACAGTTTATACGCACCTGAATTTGGCTTCGCTGGCGGGTCTGCTCGGCATCGCCGGTTTGCCGGTCCTGGCGATTGTCGGCCGCAAGCGGTCGCCGGGGCTGGCGCTGGGGATCGGTTGGTTTTTAATCGCGCTGTTTCCGTACAGCAATCTTTTGCCCGCCGATACTTTGATGGACGAGCGATACCTCTATTCGGCGCTGGGCGGTTTCGCCGCGGCTGCCGGTCTGGCGCTGGCCTGGATGGGCGGCCAAAGAAAAGGCGCGTGGCTGGTTGTCGCCTGCCTGCTGGCGGTTTACGGCGCGAATACGGTTGCTCGCTGCCGGGTCTGGGAGCGGCCGTTGACCTTATGGACCCAGGCGGTGACGCGCGAGCCGAACAGCTTTCTGGCGAACCTCAACGCGGCTTATCATCTGCTGGCGGCGGGGGAAACGGCGGCCGGCGAGCGCTACGCCAGGCGCGCCCATGAGTTGAACCCGCGCCGCACCGAGCCGCTGTTGCAATTGGCCGATCCGGCGTTTGCCCGCGGCGACGACGCGGCCGGCGTGAATTTGCTGGAACAAGCCGTCGCCGCCGAGCCGCAATCCGTCGCGGCGCTGAGCGCGCTGGCGCAAGCCTATGTTAAAACCGGACGATTGCCCGAGGCGGCGCGCCTGGCCGAGCAGGCGCTCGCCGGCGACCGCCGCGATACCCGGGCGCATTACGTGTTGGCCTACCTGGCGGTGACGGCCGGGCGGTGCGACCTGGCGGCCCCGCATTGGCAGGCGGTTCTTTCCGCCGTTCCGCAAGCGCGGGAATACGAGGCGGCTCGGCAATTGCAGGAGCATTGTTCGCCGTGAAGTGACCTGACAGTTCTTGGATCGCTCTCGAGTAAAACAGAAGGTGATCTCTCCGCACGAATGCGCTCAGCCGCGATAACGGGGTAAAAACCGGTTTGCCGGCGTTGAAGATTTGATCTTCGCGTTTTCAGAACGGGCTATTTACGCGGGCATTAAAAAGAAAACCCCGTGGTTGCCCACGGGGTTCTCAGCGTCTTTGCTACACGAAACTAGCAGCCGCAGCCGCCGGAATCGTTGTCATCATCATCATCATCGCCAACCGTGTCGTCGTCCGGCGGGGTGACGTCGTCGTCAGTACCACCGAAGTACCAGACACCAGACACAAACGTGGCGCCAGCGTCGTCGCCGGTCAGCAACCAGGCGAAGCCGTCGGTAGCCGCATCGTCAGTCGTCGCCATGAACGAGAAGGTCAGCATGTCGCCTTCCGCGATATCGCCGATTTCAGCCGACGACATGGCGCCCGTACCAGACGATTCCCAACTGATCGTGCCGGTGGTCTCGTCGAACTCGACGGTCCATTCCATATCACTATGAATGGCATCGGGAGCCGCGTAGGTACCCATCACGTAGTTGGTGTTCGGCAGAGTGATGTCCACCTTTTTAATGGCAACATCGCCACCAGAGGTGTTGAAAACGTCGAACGCGAATTCATAGTCGGTGCCCGCAACCAGCGCGACCGAAGATTCGCCGTTCGCCGTACCGGTCAGGCCGAAGACTTCCGTAGCGTCATCATCTTGGGCCATGACCATCCCCGACATAGCAAAGACAGCAGCCATCATCAAAGCGATCAACAGGAACTTCTTGAACACGTTATCCCTCCTTTCCTCCACTTTCCTCGGTTTTATTCTGACTCATTTCATTTCTGACCAAGGTAAGTGCTTGAACTCCGATGACTGTAGTAGTCATCACCTCCTTCTTGTTAAACTTTTCATAGCCTGCAAACGTTACCGCTCTCGCCGATACAATAATATCGACGTGATACCGCTTGATTTGTTATCTAACACGGTTTCCCCATTAAAATCAACTAAAAAAATGAGCCGGTAAGTGCTTGAAATGTGTTTTCAATAGTTAACCGTCTCAGTTGATATTATGACCCTACAGTAATTATTCGTCACCCGCCGCCGGTTGGCCCTTGTCTTCCTCGCTCAACAAACCGAGATTCTTCATCTCATGGAGGGCACCTTGATGGCGAGGGTTGATTTTCAAGGTTTTTTCAAACCATTCGGCCGCGGCGACGTTGTTCTTTTCAGACAAATAGGTGAGCCCCATGGCGAACGTCGCCTCGACATCTTCCGGCACATCTTGCAGTAAACCCTGCAAAATACGGCGGGCATTTTGAGGCTGAGTATCAATATTGACCGTGGCCAGAGTCAGGCGCGCCTGGATATGTTTTGGGTCGATGGCCAGGGCGCGGCGGATGTGTGGGCCCGCTTCGGGCAGCTTGCCGGTCTGGGCCAGGATCAACCCGAGATAAGCATGGGCGTCGGCGTTCTTTTCCTTTTCCGCCAGAATTTCGTTCAGGATGGCGATGGCTTCGTCGGTCTTGCCCTGCCGATAACGGATTTGCGACAGGTTGAGCCGGGCCTTGATGTAGCGCGGTTTTTCCCGCAACGCCTGCGTCAGATAGATTTCGGCTTTCGCCAGATTGCCGAGCCGCAGGTAGTTGTAGCCGAGGTGATTGAGCAGGCTGGCGGAATGCGGGGTCAGGTTGAGCGCCGCGAAATAGGCTTTGTTGGCCAGTTCCCAGGCTTGTTCCTGCTGATAGCACAAACCCATTTTCACGAACGCCGCCCGGTTGTCGCGGTAGATGACCAGGCTGCGTTGATAGTATTCGAGGGCGGATTTGCAATCGCCCATGGCGCGATAGATTTCGCCGTAATTGTACAGCACGGCGCTGTTGTGCAGGCGGGTCCGGCTGGCGAGCTTCATCAATTGCAGGGCTTCGTCGAATCGGCGCTGCTCGGCGTAGATGCCGGCCAGGTCGTTGTAGATCCAGGCCGGTTCCTCGCGGTCGCGCGGGGCGATGTATTCCAAGGCTTTGTTGAGGATCTTTTCCGCCTCGGCGTATTTCTTGTTCATGCGATAGATGTTGCCCAGCACCACGTAAAGCAAGGTAGCGTTGGGGGCGTCGGCGATCATCTGGGTGAAGAGCCGCTCGTTCGAGTACCAATCGACGTTGCGGTCGATCGTCAGCGCGGTGAAGGAGCCGAACATGGCGACGGTCACCACTCCGGCCGCTAGGCGGCGCGCCTTGGAAACGGGCCATTCGCAATCCGCCAGCAGTCCGCCCAACCGCCCGATCAACCGCCCCAACACGATCGCGCCGACCAGGATGAACGGGGCGCTCGGGATATAGAGGAACCGCTCGGCGGTCATGAATCCCATGTCTTTGGGACCGCTGATGCGGATGAAGTTCGAGATCGGCAGCAGGGACGCCAGGTAGAACAGCAGCGAGAAGCTGATCAGCTTGTCGCGGGTGAAGGTCACGATGATCGTGGCGATCAACAGCGCCAGGAAAACGAAGCCGGCCAGAAAAGCCGGGTCGAGTACCGATTCGACCAGCGGATTCTGCAGGTAGGCCGACAGGTGAACCGGCACCAGCATTTTCAGCGAGTAGTAGCCGATCGTTTTGATGAAGCTGAGAATCGCCGTGATCGTGTCGAACGGATCTTTGGCCTGCTTGCTGAACCCGACCTGGAAATAGCGGAACAGGAAATAGCCGACCACCATGCCGATCTGAATGGCGAGGATCGGCAGAAAGCGGACGAGCCGCTTCATTTTTTTAATACCGGTCACGTAAACGAACAGGTAGGCCGCGCTCACCACCGGCAGCGAAACGGCCATTTCTTTCGCCAGCAAGCTGAAGGCGAAAAGCACCAGCGAAACCGCCCCGGGAAGGTAGGGAGACCGCCGGGCGGCGTGCGGCGCCGCGCCGGGCAACGGATCGAGGTTCTGCCCGGCGGCGAGCCGTTCGGTGTAAACCTGAAACGCTAGGAAGCTGGCGAAATAGAAGAGGGCGCAGAGCGGATCGGTCCGGCCGGCGATCCAGGTGACCGATTCGGTATGGATCGGGTGCACCGCGAACAACAAGGCGGCGATGGTCGGCGCCAGCAGGCGGCGATTGGCCAGGCGATAAAAGATCAGAAAGAGGATCACCGTGCTCAGGTAATGGATCAGCAGGTTGGTCCAATGATACCCGGCGGGGTCGGTTTGCCAGAAACGCCAATCGAGGGCGTAGGTGATCGTGACCAACGGCCGGTAATAGCCGTATTTGCGGTTGTCGTCGGAAAAACCGAAGAAATCGCGCGCAAAGATGTCTTTTAAGAAATTCCAGCTTTTGATCTGGTAATCGAGCACGATCAGATTGATGTCGTCCCAGATGAAATCGCCCTTCGGCGCATTCCAATAGGCGGCATAAACGCAACCGGCCAGCACGATTGCGATCAGAAGCAAGGCAATTTTCGTTTTCATGGACTCCTTCCGTCCCGCCGCGACCACAAGTAAGGCATGAAAGTTACCCAAGCGCTCGGGCAGTGTCAAACACGGATTGAATCGCGCGAACCGGCTGTGGCGGAGCGGCTGGCCCGAGGCGCGCTTCTTGGCTAGACTGAAATCATGAAAAATCACCGCTACCCAAGGCTGTTTTATTCGGTTTTATTGTTGCTCCTCGCGCTGGCGAGCCCGCAATGCGGCGATCCGGAACAGACGACCGCGGCTGGCGGCACGACGCAAGCCAGTCTCGACGCCGACGGCGACGGCAAAATCGACGGCGTTCCCGACGGCGTCGCCGATTGGTTCACGGTGCAGGAATTGGTGACGCTCGCCAACGCCGGCCTGCCGATCTACACCGGCGAAAATCCGCCGGCGATCGACGGCGTCTATCTCGCCGACACCTTGCGGATCGTCTTCGACTCCCTCGGCGCGTCCGGCGATCTGGCGGTTTATCGGTTCACCTTCGCCGACCAGCAATCCGACGGGTCACTCGTGTTGTCTTACGAAAGCGAGGGCGTGGATTCCTCCGCCGGCAATCCCGCCTGGATCGCCGGCGAAGGCGACTGTTTTTCGGTGTTCACCAACATCGAAGGCTATCAGGAAGAGGACGATTGCACCTACCAGCGGCCGACGGTCTATTCCGCCTGTCTGAACGGCGAAGGCGACCTGACCGGCTTTTTCTTCGGCTTCATCATGAAAGGGCTGTCGGGCGATTGTTCCGCCACGATGCCGGAGGGCGGCTACCGGGTCATCGGCGAGAACGACGGTCTCGTCGCCCGGCAGTGATTTTTCCGGGCGGGCCGGCGAATGGATGCATCATTGACGGAATGCGGTTTCACCCTGGACGAGCGGTTGGCGGCCGCCTTGCGGGGCAATGACGCGGCGCGCTTCCTGGCGACGCGCGATCGCGACGGCCGGCCTTACCTGGTGCCGGCGCTTTCGGCGCAAAGCGCGGAAGGCGGCCTCATTCGGTTCGCGGCGATTTTTCCGGCGGCGGTGGAGCGCAATTTGGCGCTCGGCGGCTCGCTGGCCTTGCTGGTCGTCGATGAAAAGCTGCGCTGGTGGTCGCTGGCGGGGCGGCTGGAGGGATTCGCGGACGGCGCCGCCGGTGAGGCGGTACGGCGGTGGGGCCGGCTGCGGCCGACGGGGTTGCTGGCCCGCGGCGAGCCTTCGACCTGGGGTCTGGTCGCCGAGTATTCGCTGCTTCGGCTTTTCGGCATTCCCCGCGGCGACGGGTATGCCGACACCCTGCCGCGCGAGGTGGCGCTCCGCCTGCAGACGCTGCAAAACGTCAAGGGCATCGCCTTCGTCGACGCGGAGAACCGATTGATCGCGCTGCCCTGCCAGAGCCTGCGTCCGGCCGGACCCGGGGCGGTGGTCTGCGGTACCTGGCTGGTCCCGGAATTGCGCCGCGTTCCTCCCCTGGCGCGCGTGGCGATTTGTGTCTTGACGTTCGAACCGAATGCCTATCAAATTCACGGCTGTTTCGAGGGGATCGGCGGCGGGCTGTTGCGGACCGCCGCGACGATCCGCGTGAGCGGCTTGCAACCGGCGCTGGCCTGAGGCCCGCGCCGCACGGATCGGAAAATGCCGAGTTACGATATCCAAAAAGCGGCGCGCCTGCTCGAGTGGGATCGCGTCACCGATCGGCTGGCCGAGTTCGCCGACAGCGAGCCGGGCCGCCGCCGGTGCCGGGAACTGCCGTTCCTCGACGATCCCGACCGCATCGACGAGGCGCTGGCCGACGTCGGCGAGGCGCGCGGGCTGCTCGAACGGGGCATCGCGGTCAATTTCGGCGCGGTGGTCGACCTGGGCGCGATGGCCAAGCGGGCGCGCGTCGGCAGCGCGTTGACGGGCAGCGACCTGCTGGTGCTGGCCGAGCTGCTGCGCCTGAGCCGGCGCACCAAAAAGCTGTTCGAAACCGAGGCCATCCGCCTGCCGCGCCTGTCGCAGCGGGCCAACGTGCTGCTCGAACAGGTCGCGCTCGAGAAGGAAATATTCGCGCGGATCGAACGCGACGGCCGCGTCGCCGACAACGCCAGCCCCGAGCTGGCGCAACTGCGCGACCGTTACCGCGCGGTGCACACCCAGATTCACGCGGTGCTGGAAAAAATCATCGCCGCCCCCGAATACGAGGAGTTGCTGCAGGAAAAGCTGTTTTCGCTGCGCAACGGGCGCTTCGTCGTGCCGGTGCGCGTCGAGCGCCGCCACGCGGTGGACGGCATCGTCCACGACATCAGTCAGACCGGTCAGTCGCTGTTCATCGAACCGCGGCCGATCACCGAACTCAACAACCGCCTGCGAACCGCCGAACTGGAAATCGAACGCGAGATTTACCGCATTTTGCTAGAGCTGACCTACAAGGTCGGCGCGGTCATCGACGAGATCGAAACGGCGGTCGAAACGCTGACCGGCCTCGATCTGGTTTTCGCCAAGGCCCGCTATTCCCTGAAAATCGGCGCCCAACCGGTCGAGGTGTCGCGGAGCGGCGAAATCCACCTGCCGCGCCTGCGCCACCCGCTGCTCATCGAACAACTGGCCACCGTGATTCCCAACGACCTGCGCCTGGGCGTCGCCGGCACGCTGGTGCTGTCCGGGCCCAACACCGGCGGCAAAACGGTGCTGCTCAAGACCATCGGCCTGGCGGCGCTGATGCTGCGCGCCGGGCTCCATCTGCCCTGCGGTCCCGACGGCCGCCTGCCGGTTTTCAAGCGGTTGTTCGCGGTCATCGGCGACGAGCAATCGATAGAGCGCAACCTGTCGAGCTTTTCCAGCCACCTGCTCAACCTGAAAAACATCCTCGACGAGCTGGTG
This Myxococcales bacterium DNA region includes the following protein-coding sequences:
- a CDS encoding 4Fe-4S dicluster domain-containing protein, with the translated sequence MTTPPVENKTEKPKKKRKPPRIEIKNAFCKGCSICVAFCPTQVLAMKEGKAVVVHLEKCTTCYFCELRCPDFAIAVFPAEED
- a CDS encoding 2-oxoacid:ferredoxin oxidoreductase subunit beta — protein: MAFDYEQYLRVENLPHIWCPGCGHGIIFKALLRSIDTLKLPKDDVALVSGIGCASRLPGYADFNTLHTTHGRALPFAIGMKVVKPQLNVIITAGDGDAVAIGGNHFIHTCRRNIDMTLIIFNNSIYGMTGGQVSPTTPFGANASTAPYGNLSHNFDFVKLAEAAGATFVARATTYHVKLLEKAITEGIRHKGFSVIEVLEDCPTAYGRRNKFRGPVEMMKFWKDHCVMIDAVDNLSLDDVKDKIPLGIFLNTQRHEFVEELHRTARLAMED
- a CDS encoding tetratricopeptide repeat protein, which codes for MYASGTETDVPRKAIYLAALAVFAAAFLIYLPKLANPFTFDDRLFIQTDPNLRDWSAALGEFGRDQASLYRPLRSLVLAGLIRLSGVENPVPFHLTGMLLHAVVSACVVLIVWLLTGRLAAALLAGLLFAWHPVHSDRVAFITAGFDLLGPAFGYAAWALALAYDRGGRRIHLWATGLLLAIGCFGGEEAVMTWPLVGGSLFLFRGDRRRRIVLLAVLGAAVVFYLAARTMVLGSIGRTPDYAAGSLGNSVLSMAVIFWRYIGLTFWPIGLSPAYGPTVYTHLNLASLAGLLGIAGLPVLAIVGRKRSPGLALGIGWFLIALFPYSNLLPADTLMDERYLYSALGGFAAAAGLALAWMGGQRKGAWLVVACLLAVYGANTVARCRVWERPLTLWTQAVTREPNSFLANLNAAYHLLAAGETAAGERYARRAHELNPRRTEPLLQLADPAFARGDDAAGVNLLEQAVAAEPQSVAALSALAQAYVKTGRLPEAARLAEQALAGDRRDTRAHYVLAYLAVTAGRCDLAAPHWQAVLSAVPQAREYEAARQLQEHCSP
- a CDS encoding 2-oxoacid:ferredoxin oxidoreductase subunit gamma gives rise to the protein MSKRLEIRLAGSGGQGLVLAGIILAEAAILFDNKNAVNTQSYGPEARGGASKSEVIISDEEIDFPKCEQLDILLCLNQKSLGQYSDDLKKNGVMIIDTDLCPEPPAGEYQINRIAFTKLAREEAGKVFVANIVSLGAIAGLTDCVSRNALERAVLARVPKGTEDLNLKALAIGFREAAALRVHQPSTAG
- a CDS encoding 2-oxoacid:acceptor oxidoreductase subunit alpha; its protein translation is MPGPKFKSGLRLMSGNEAIAEAALYAGCSFFAGYPITPSTEVAEVLSERLPQVGGFFLQLEDEIASMAAVLGASLTGAKAMTATSGPGFSLKQENIGYGCIAEIPCVVVNVQRAGPSTGMPTRPMQGDIMQARWGTHGDHPIVVLYPYSVEESFWETIRAFNLAERYRTPVILLSDEIVGHMRERMFLPNPGTVSVYNRRKPRRAPKDYYPYQGGGSDVPTMAPYGEGYRFHVTGLFHDRTGFPTNDPAVIESETRRLLRKIDRNYNDIVKWEGRFLEDAEEVIIACGAVARSAMEAVKRLRKRDRKVGLFRPKTIWPFPAQAVEKLARRPGMKRILVPEMNAGQLVLEVERIAGKHCAVEGLQRLDTEIINPRQIMRALRETGNGV
- a CDS encoding tetratricopeptide repeat protein, whose amino-acid sequence is MKTKIALLLIAIVLAGCVYAAYWNAPKGDFIWDDINLIVLDYQIKSWNFLKDIFARDFFGFSDDNRKYGYYRPLVTITYALDWRFWQTDPAGYHWTNLLIHYLSTVILFLIFYRLANRRLLAPTIAALLFAVHPIHTESVTWIAGRTDPLCALFYFASFLAFQVYTERLAAGQNLDPLPGAAPHAARRSPYLPGAVSLVLFAFSLLAKEMAVSLPVVSAAYLFVYVTGIKKMKRLVRFLPILAIQIGMVVGYFLFRYFQVGFSKQAKDPFDTITAILSFIKTIGYYSLKMLVPVHLSAYLQNPLVESVLDPAFLAGFVFLALLIATIIVTFTRDKLISFSLLFYLASLLPISNFIRISGPKDMGFMTAERFLYIPSAPFILVGAIVLGRLIGRLGGLLADCEWPVSKARRLAAGVVTVAMFGSFTALTIDRNVDWYSNERLFTQMIADAPNATLLYVVLGNIYRMNKKYAEAEKILNKALEYIAPRDREEPAWIYNDLAGIYAEQRRFDEALQLMKLASRTRLHNSAVLYNYGEIYRAMGDCKSALEYYQRSLVIYRDNRAAFVKMGLCYQQEQAWELANKAYFAALNLTPHSASLLNHLGYNYLRLGNLAKAEIYLTQALREKPRYIKARLNLSQIRYRQGKTDEAIAILNEILAEKEKNADAHAYLGLILAQTGKLPEAGPHIRRALAIDPKHIQARLTLATVNIDTQPQNARRILQGLLQDVPEDVEATFAMGLTYLSEKNNVAAAEWFEKTLKINPRHQGALHEMKNLGLLSEEDKGQPAAGDE